The sequence below is a genomic window from Eleginops maclovinus isolate JMC-PN-2008 ecotype Puerto Natales chromosome 20, JC_Emac_rtc_rv5, whole genome shotgun sequence.
AGGAGTACAAGTGTTCCAGCGTTAAGCGTTTAACCATGTTAATCATTTCAGAGACagatctttttaaaaataaattaagaacaaaaacatacttcaacatgtatttttcattgtttgtttgttttttgtgctgttttttttattgtacgtTGTTTTGTTTGCTATTTTTTAGGTCACTAAAAAAGATAGGGCTACTAAGCAAAATTCTAAATAGCCTGCATATTGTGTGAAcacaaaacaagaataaaaccaaaaaaaaatgtaatcaaatccAAGCAAGACTTCCAGATCATGGCATCGctttaacaaaataattaattattgataaaaaaaaataatctataaCTTAAATGTTAATCTATAACTTAAATGTACTCATTTCAATGtgtgttcttatttatttttcatcagaCTCAGGAAATTGTGCATTGCTGAATAGATGTTTCACTTTTAATGCATCAAATATAAAGAGGAAATATACAGGTTAATGTACAGCAAAAGTAGCGGTAACATTAAAAAATCGCgtattttccacattttttaattggctACATCAGTTGCTATTCAATATTGCATAGgtgttaattgtttttttcaagtgtGATGATTTGTATTTGAAACGTCTTTTATTTCTCAGATAGAACTTTTTCAAAATAGGATATAAAATGCTTTGTTTGGGCTTCGTGTATCAGAGCTGGTTCAAAGCGGGTGCTTGCACTGGGAGGAGAACCACAGCAGTGATAACCATCTGTTAagattattataatattaaaagGCCCATGTGAATACTTTTGACAGGTTAAATAATAACATAGACTTATTGAAAAAGGACTTTTGATGTTCAACTACTATTTCAAGCCACATGTCAACAAGTTCCTATTATAAGGGCATAGTGCATTAGTATAAAACATAATACGTTGTTCACAACACAAGGGTACTTTTCAAGTTACGGCGATAGCAGCAGGTGTAAGACCATATTCAGTGAACTAAGTACTGTTACGTTACCCCCACTCAAAGTCACAACTAACCCAAATCAGTCGACTCTACAACACCGAAATATAGCACAATCAGTGGGGACACAGCATGGATGGGTCAGAGACAATCTTGGGGGTACGATGAAGAAGGAGCAAACGAAGAAGACATAACTCCGGGTCACGTGATTGGGTCGAGCATCTTTTTTGGTCCATTTTGGAGAACAGCGAGGGCTCCGTTCAACCCAAGAAAATGACCAAACTGCAGTTTTTAAACGTCTTTTTGACTGAGCGTCTTATGCTTGCTGCACAGGAGATATATAAATCTGTCGAGGATACGATTTTGGAATACCAGGAGGAGATAGCTATCAGGGAGCGGGAGAACGACCATTTGAGACGCAGGCTGCGAGACGCTGGGATCGAAATATGGCCAGGTTAGCTCCGCAGAAAGCTAACAGTGCAGTTGCGCCCCTTTATGTACTGTCTGCCAAGTCTTGTGGTGGCATTTGGTAGTAAAATTAAAATGACCACCTACAGAATAAATGTCACAACACACCAAATACTATCAGAAGGATGTTGACTCACTTCCAAACAAGTTAACTTTATCCAGCTAGTTGACTTTAGCTGCTGTTGTTGTGGAGCGGCTAGCGCGTAGCAACCTTTGTTCGTTAGCAACCAGCTAGGTTAGCCGACATggtttagcatttagctaaaacTGCATACTAGTGTGCGTTTATACGTAGTCTGTGTGCTCAttcatgatttatttcaaaGATACAACTGCACACAACGGCACACAATAATCACTTGTTGTgtcacagtgtttgtttttgtttactccAACATAGTACAACTCTAACCACACAGTAAACTTATGGCTGAAACTGCTGCAAGTGTTGCCCAAGGTGCCATTGTTTAGTGTAAATACGCCAATCACTTTTACGTTTAGATCATTTGTACAAAATGTTTACTGACATCTGTCTTTTGTTTGAGAAGTTTTAAATATCACAGTTACATCCTCTGTGTAATAATGGTACACAACCGTTACAAAGTGTTTCCCCGGTATTTCCCCGGACTGTTTTGTATAAGacttaaacattaaacacattaaatgatAAAGTATTGCTTAGCCCATGATTTTGTAGCTTAATTGATAATTGATCCAGGAGACTACACAATATGCTGGGGCAAACACTAATACTGTACTCTTTCTTGGGCAGCTTAGTTAGAACTAAGAAATGTTGTTTCACCACTGTTACAGATTTCAATGGGACATTTCTGTTCAAAGTTTAAATATTCTTAACTATCACATAATGTTGGAAACTGGATCAAAaatttcaaagaaaacataGAATCATACACCTATAAAGGACCAGgtctgtaaatatatttgttttgttttgttgttgtttaagttAACAAGGTAGTAAGTTCAGCTCAgcatttttgatttaaaaatgtttgttgtgaATGGGTGGTTTACCAGAAGCAATGAAGTGGATATTTTCATCTGTGCCttttccttgtgttgtgttctcAGATCGTCCCTCCATGGCACTGTTGGAAGAGGAGGATGGTGAGCATCCTCGTCGTGAGTGGAGTCCCAGCATGGGACATGAAGAGCGCATCCCAATTCAGATTAAGGATAAAAGGGATCTCCGAGCCAACCAAGGAGATGATCAGCTTCGTGGCCATGGCTCTTGCAGCACACCAGAGAACATGTTTACTCCTCCACGTGTTGGAAATGAATATCCCCAGGAAGGCCCCCACACATCCAACCTTCCTCAGAGTCAAGGTGTGGAGAACAGGGAGAGGGATCCTGCATCTCGGGGGTCCTCCAGACATGTGAAGGTGGAAAGTGGAGGAGCTCACAGAGGCTCTACTTCTTCCAATAGCGGCGCCCAGCCACTCGCACCAGTCAACCCAAACTGCTCAAATGAGAACAACATTGACATTATTGGGGTAGACAATGGAGGACAGATGGTTGGTGCTAAGGGAAATGGAACTGGCGCTAACAGAGGGCAGGCCTCTCACATGCGCAATCAAGGAGCCAATGCCGTAGAATGCCCTCATCAAAAATCTCCCCTACAAGGCAACATGTCTTCCTTTAGTTGCAAGGTGTGTGGTGAGGCGTTTAGTCATGTTGGCCATTTGCATGTGCATGTACAAGTGCACACTCGAGAAAAACCTTACCGCTGTGGAGTATGTGGAAaatgctgcagctcctctggcAGACTCCAGGAGCACCAGCGTAGTCACACGGGAGAAAAACCATTCCGCTGCCAGATTTGTGGAAAGGGTTTCACACAGATGGCTCACTTAAAGGTACACATGAGAATCCATACTGGGGAGAAGCCATACAGTTGCCCAGTGTGTGGCAAATGCTTCAGCCGCTCTGACAAAATCAAAAGGCATCTCCAGACCCATAGCCGCGAGGGAACGTATTTTTCAGGGCAATGATGTTAGAGTGTTTATCCAGTTTGTGACTCCTATTGATAAGGGATACTTACCTACAAAAAGCTAAAATCGCTGCcaataaaaaaaggcttttttcttCCTACTTTTTAAGAACTAGGGATTCTGCAATTCTTACTAAAGGTTTCTTATCTAACACTTCTCCAAACCATATTCCCTCAATACAAGTTGTATTACCCAGTTTAGTATCTCATCTACTTAATTATTTTATCTGTAACTGGAGTATAACACCTCTAAAAACAGAGTTGAGTTATTAGCTAGACTTTTCTGAGTTGTGTAGACTTTCCTTAGTCATAATTAGCATGATGAAGTCTTCCACTATGCCTTGAAACTGATATGCATTAAGAAATGCAACAATGTTTAACACGGTCATGGCTTAATACTAACCAGTCATTTCATGTTCATCAGTCTACAGTTGAGTTTTAAATCTGCTGATTTGACATCTTTCTTGTAATACTTATTTTAGGTCCTAAAATGAGAAGTCAGTACATGGAATGATCCCCATTTTCTCAATTAATAGAGAACTAATGACTTGACAAATGTAACCTGTGTGTCATCTGGTTAAGACTAAAACTGccagtagttttttttatgtagcAATTAAACAATGACACTAAATTCAGGTGAACAAAAGGCCACTGAAATGCAGCTGGAAACTGTGGACTTGAATGAATTACACAAGAAGTCTGACCTTGCACTTACCTCCTTTCTTAGTCATTATTTGAACTTGTTGAGTGCTGTTACATTGTTGCAGAGCAAAACACTGCCATCTCACATTGTCAGTTCTTCATGTGGTCCATTGAAATATGGATCGATCTATTGTGAGACGGCACCACTATTTTATGAAATGTGATATTTTGTAAAATACCACCAAATCTTCCATTATTTTGGattctctggtgtttttgttttttttgatgCGCACTATTGCATCTGTCTAAGACGGTGCTGAAATTCACTCTATAATAGGGCCGTACAGTGTTAGctgaactttctgttgttcttcagGGGTCTCAGTctgcaaaatgttttatgttcacCTGTGTTTCCACCTCAATGTTCATTCACATGGGAGGTATTTATTGAAGCTGCCTTGGTTGATTTTCCGACGAGATGATTGGTTTGTCATGGAATCACACACTTCCACTGCCCACCTTGGACTGATACTTTTTTACCCTAcagtctcctctctcctctcaggacTAATGCTGCATTCATAACATGAGGGCATACCAGAAATACTAATGTCTGATTTGAAACAGCTTTTTCAAAAGTCAGAAACTCAGGGTTTGTGAGTTTTCTCATGGAATCTGTCCCGGCTTGTTGCAGAAAAATAGAAATTTGCATCTGAAAGTCCTGCAAGAAGAGGAactgaataaaatgtgacaATACCTTCAGAGTGTGTCAGCTCAGTCGTTTCACTGGGTCGCACACCAGTGAACCCTTAATGCGTGATGAATGCAGCATGAGACAACTACAGCACGTCCTCACAGCCGACCAGCAACCCTACACTCACAGTCTTCTCGGGAACACCTATGCTCCCCCTGCACACACTAATGTACAGTGTTGTCTCATGAcgtattaaatgttattttttaataaactagCAATTGAATATCCATTGTTTGTGTCTTGTATTATATGCAAACAGAGACAATGTGAAATGGTACAGTACCTACTTGATATACAGAGGAAAACCTGGAGTCTCTTCTGGGGTATACAGTCAGACTTTGGttatttttgtctatttagaAAAATGACTGGTGTTAGTTGTAGCATTAACGATGCCCCACTTAGTTGAGACAGTGAGCCAGTATCCATCATATCATAATGACTTACTGGGACACTTGAATAAAACAGAGccattgtatgtgtttttccCTGTGACCAAATAATTTAAACTGCAGTGAGTTAAGTCCATTGGAAATTAGCTATACTTTCTGTTAGCAAAGTATAATCTCCAATGGAGAGTATCTTTAAAAGTAGCTTTCACtactaatgagctgctgctgatgatgtcCCTCTGCAaaatatttggtttaaaaaacaaaaacaaaggtgCTTTAGGAGGAAATTCAGGTGATTAGGTGGTTAGTTTTACCTTGGTTAGTTAATGTCCAATGATCTCACAACCCAAACAAACATTGTGTCATCACAAggtggccaaaatctgatcagctaaTTCTCAGACAGGTAAATATATAGATGGATcatgacaaaaacagacagaatcTTATACACTTTCCGAATGTCTTAACACATAGGGGACACAAACGTaggtataaaagacatgaaaaagtggattttgcataacaGGTGACCTTTAACTATAAATTATACCGCTCTGCATAAAACACAGTGATGTACAAACCACATAAAATCCTCAGACCCATTATGTGCTCCCAGCCAGTACATTATTTTCACTAGCAGTGCATAAAAAAGATCCACAACTTATGTGTCTGCAGTAACAGCATTGCAGCACCAGATGGGGTGGTTCCCATGTCAATGTTTTCCATGAGTGAACTTGCCAATTCTTTTTTTGAAATTGCCTCCTTCTTGGGCACATTTTCTGGaatgtaactttatttatttatctgactGATTAAATTAAACTGGTAAAATCGAGATGAGTGGCTCTCCATCTTAATTAAcacccccaaaaaaataaagaaatataactTGAATTAGCATTTGGCATCAATAGGTAATATAATAAGCCTTGTGAATTCAGCCAATATACTCGTAATAAATTCACAGTCTTCTGctacatgtaaatgtatttggttGTGTGTAACCTTTTGCTGGAACAGGTTTTAACACTTGGCAGCTTCCAAGCTTAACATCTGAGAAGAGAGTGGATCCATGAGAGAGACTGAATGCCTTAACAAGCTTTATACACCAGTCAATCATGcagaatgaatgaaaaatgatcaCAATGACATCTTCATGATGTCTTTTGAGATATAGTGTATTACTCAGTCCTGTGATATTACACAAGAGATGGCAGGAAATCCCTGAATCTGGTCAAAAATATTGTGTAGATTGCTGCATTCACAAGTCAGTTTACTCAGTCCTGTGATATTAATCATGGTCATAACAATGTATTCTTCTATGTCGAAAATAAAGATGGATTGAGCTGAATGACGGAGACTTAGCAGGACTCACTTGGACATCGCCTTGTGATTTGCTGTGAGATGGCTTGTCTGTTCAAGGTGCTGGCAGGCAGGAAATGGTGGCTGCAGACGACAGGAAGAGCCAGGAGGTCCAATACTATGAAACCAGAGACTAAGGGTATGAGAGCAGTTCATTTGCAGCATTTCATTTGTTCATATCAAATGTCAGTAGCTGTCAAACAGTAGTTATTAAGATTAACATCCCTTGTAGGTGAATCAATCTGACCATCCAATGTACCAAACGTTCTACTCTGTTATTGTCTATTACCATTGTATCAGTACGATGTGTTATCAGCCTTCAAAATCAGATGCTTATGTGTTATGAGATTCATAGGACAATT
It includes:
- the LOC134882275 gene encoding zinc finger protein 768-like, whose translation is MTKLQFLNVFLTERLMLAAQEIYKSVEDTILEYQEEIAIRERENDHLRRRLRDAGIEIWPDRPSMALLEEEDGEHPRREWSPSMGHEERIPIQIKDKRDLRANQGDDQLRGHGSCSTPENMFTPPRVGNEYPQEGPHTSNLPQSQGVENRERDPASRGSSRHVKVESGGAHRGSTSSNSGAQPLAPVNPNCSNENNIDIIGVDNGGQMVGAKGNGTGANRGQASHMRNQGANAVECPHQKSPLQGNMSSFSCKVCGEAFSHVGHLHVHVQVHTREKPYRCGVCGKCCSSSGRLQEHQRSHTGEKPFRCQICGKGFTQMAHLKVHMRIHTGEKPYSCPVCGKCFSRSDKIKRHLQTHSREGTYFSGQ